A genomic window from Ananas comosus cultivar F153 linkage group 22, ASM154086v1, whole genome shotgun sequence includes:
- the LOC109727446 gene encoding probable 26S proteasome non-ATPase regulatory subunit 3, whose product MLRRKLRAPVVSSFLAVALPPGSDAHTRLSSYVPKEDEHEMDVDTATSAAQVPAKHPLPELEIYCYLLVLIFLIDQKKYNEAKACASASIARLKNINRRTVDVLASRLYFYYSYSYELTNSLAEIRGNLLALHRMATLRRDELGQETLLNLLLRNYLHYNLYDQAEKLRSKAPRFEAHSNQQFCRYLFYLGKIRTIQLEYTDAKESLLQAARKAPSTARGFLIQCNKWAVIVRLLLGEIPERTVFMQKGMKKALRPYFELTNAVRVGDLELFRTVADKFASTFSSDRTHNLIVRLRHNVIRTGLRNISISYSRISLPDVAKKLSLNSENPVADAESIVAKAIRDGAIDATIDHANGWMVSKETGDVYSTNEPQIAFNSRIAFCLNMHNEAVRALRFPPNSHKEKETAEKRRERQQQEQELAKHIAEEDDDDF is encoded by the exons GAAGACGAGCATGAAATGGATGTTGATACAGCGACTTCAGCAGCTCAAGTTCCTGCTAAGCATCCCCTGCCAGAGCTAGAGATCTACTGCTACTTGCTTGTGCTGATATTTCTAATCGATCAGAAGAAATACAATGAG GCTAAAGCTTGTGCCTCGGCAAGCATTGCTCGCCTTAAGAACATTAACAGGAGAACAGTTGATGTTTTGGCCTCCAGGCTCTATTTCTATTATTCTTACAGCTATGAACTTACAAACAGTCTTGCTGAAATTCGTGG GAATCTCCTTGCACTGCACAGGATGGCCACATTACGTCGCGATGAGCTCGGCCAG GAAACGCTTCTCAATCTCCTACTTCGCAATTATCTCCATTACAACTTATATGATCAGGCAGAGAAGCTCAGGTCAAAAGCACCACGTTTTGAGGCGCACTCCAATCAACAG TTCTGCCGCTACTTGTTCTACTTGGGAAAGATCAGGACCATTCAGTTGGAATACACTGATGCAAAAGAGAGCCTATTGCAAGCTGCTAGAAAGGCACCTTCCACTGCCCGAGGCTTCCTTATCCAGTGCAACAAATGGGCTGTTATTGTCCGTCTACTTCTCGGAGAAATTCCGGAGAGAACTGTTTTCATGCAGAAAGGCATGAAAAAGGCTTTGAGACCCTATTTTGAGCTTACAAAT GCTGTTCGCGTGGGTGACTTGGAGCTGTTCAGGACTGTTGCGGACAAATTTGCAAGCACTTTCAGCTCGGACCGGACCCACAACCTAATCGTGAGGCTTCGGCACAACGTGATCCGAACCGGTCTCCGCAACATCAGCATCTCTTACTCCCGCATCTCCCTTCCTGACGTGGCGAAGAAGCTGAGCCTGAACTCTGAAAATCCTGTTGCCGATGCCGAGAGCATCGTAGCCAAGGCCATCCGTGACGGCGCGATTGATGCCACCATCGATCACGCGAACGGCTGGATGGTGTCAAAGGAGACTGGCGATGTTTACTCGACCAACGAACCCCAAATCGCTTTCAACTCTAGAATCGCCTTCTGCCTTAATATGCATAACGAAGCGGTGCGGGCCCTCAGGTTTCCTCCTAATTCGCACAAGGAGAAGGAGACGGcggagaagaggagggagaggcaGCAGCAGGAGCAGGAGCTCGCGAAGCATATTGCCGAGGAGGATGACGACGATTTCTAA